Proteins found in one Allorhizobium pseudoryzae genomic segment:
- a CDS encoding NADH-quinone oxidoreductase subunit J, whose product MGLQAVFFYLFAFVAVASAFMVISARNPVHSVLYLILVFFNAAGLFLLTGAEFLAMILLVVYIGAVAVLFLFVVMMLDIDFAELRSGILQYAPIGALVGLIVAAELIIVVGGSFITPEAAKAITMPIPSPAVRTNTAALGDVLYTNYVYFFQVAGLVLLVAMIGAIVLTLRHRQHIKRQDISKQVARTPATAVEVVKVKPGQGL is encoded by the coding sequence ATGGGTTTGCAGGCTGTTTTCTTCTATTTGTTCGCCTTCGTCGCGGTCGCGTCGGCGTTCATGGTCATTTCGGCCAGGAACCCGGTGCATTCCGTGCTCTACCTGATCCTGGTGTTCTTTAACGCCGCCGGTCTGTTCCTGCTGACGGGCGCCGAGTTCCTCGCCATGATCCTGCTCGTCGTCTACATCGGCGCGGTCGCGGTTCTCTTCCTCTTCGTCGTCATGATGCTCGACATCGACTTCGCCGAGCTTCGGTCCGGCATCCTGCAGTATGCGCCGATCGGCGCGCTGGTCGGGCTGATCGTCGCCGCCGAACTCATCATCGTCGTCGGGGGCAGCTTCATCACGCCGGAAGCCGCCAAGGCGATCACCATGCCGATCCCGTCTCCGGCGGTGCGCACCAACACGGCGGCACTCGGCGACGTGCTCTATACAAATTACGTCTACTTCTTCCAGGTGGCAGGTCTCGTTCTTCTCGTGGCCATGATCGGCGCAATCGTGCTGACGCTCCGCCACCGGCAGCACATCAAGCGCCAGGACATTTCGAAGCAGGTGGCCCGCACGCCGGCCACCGCCGTCGAAGTGGTCAAGGTCAAGCCTGGCCAGGGTCTCTGA
- the nuoI gene encoding NADH-quinone oxidoreductase subunit NuoI, protein MASLAHSVSSLFLKEFVGAFFLSMRYFFKQKATINYPFEKGPVSPRFRGEHALRRYPNGEERCIACKLCEAICPAQAITIEAGPRRNDGTRRTVRYDIDMVKCIYCGFCQEACPVDAIVEGPNFEFSTETREELYFDKQRLLDNGDRWEREIARNISMDAPYR, encoded by the coding sequence ATGGCAAGTCTGGCACATTCCGTCAGTTCGCTGTTTCTGAAGGAGTTCGTCGGGGCGTTTTTCCTGTCGATGCGCTACTTCTTCAAACAGAAGGCCACCATCAACTACCCGTTCGAAAAGGGGCCGGTCTCGCCGCGCTTCCGTGGTGAACATGCGCTGCGCCGTTATCCGAACGGCGAGGAACGCTGCATCGCCTGCAAGCTGTGCGAGGCGATCTGTCCTGCCCAGGCCATCACCATCGAAGCCGGTCCGCGCCGCAACGACGGCACCCGCCGCACGGTGCGTTACGACATCGACATGGTGAAGTGCATCTATTGCGGCTTCTGCCAGGAAGCCTGCCCAGTCGATGCCATCGTCGAAGGCCCGAACTTCGAGTTCTCCACGGAGACCCGCGAAGAGCTCTACTTCGACAAGCAGCGTCTGCTGGACAATGGCGACCGCTGGGAACGTGAAATCGCGCGCAACATCTCGATGGATGCGCCGTATCGTTGA
- the nuoK gene encoding NADH-quinone oxidoreductase subunit NuoK: MEIGLSHYLTVSAILFTLGVFGIFLNRKNVIIILMSIELILLSVNLNMIAFSSFLNDIVGQVFALFILTVAAAEAAIGLAILVVFYRNRGSIAVEDVNMMKG, translated from the coding sequence ATGGAAATCGGACTTTCTCATTACCTGACCGTCAGCGCCATCCTCTTCACGCTCGGCGTCTTCGGCATCTTCCTGAACCGGAAGAACGTCATCATCATCCTGATGTCGATCGAACTGATCCTGCTTTCGGTCAACCTGAACATGATCGCGTTCTCCTCCTTCCTGAACGATATCGTCGGCCAGGTCTTCGCGCTGTTCATTCTGACCGTCGCGGCTGCGGAAGCGGCGATCGGTCTTGCAATTCTGGTGGTCTTCTACCGTAACCGCGGCTCCATCGCGGTCGAAGACGTCAACATGATGAAGGGCTGA
- the nuoH gene encoding NADH-quinone oxidoreductase subunit NuoH, with translation MDSFFLTYLWPAIVMIGQSLLLLVCLLVFIAYILLADRKIWAAVQLRRGPNVVGPWGLFQSFADLLKFVFKEPIIPAGANKGVFLLAPLVSVTLALATWAVVPVNENWVIANINVGILYVFAISSLEVYGIIMGGWASNSKYPFLGALRSAAQMVSYEVSMGLIIVTVLLTVGSLNLSDIVFAQKDGIGTMLGLPNTFLDWNWLVLFPAMVIFFISALAETNRPPFDLPEAESELVAGFMVEYGSTPYMMFMLGEYAAIVLMCALTTILFLGGWLPPVDVWFLNWVPGIIWFILKAGFVFFMFAMVKAFVPRYRYDQLMRLGWKVFLPLSLVLVIVTAFVVKLTAGA, from the coding sequence ATGGACTCTTTCTTCTTGACCTATCTCTGGCCGGCGATCGTCATGATCGGTCAGTCCCTGTTGCTGCTGGTCTGCCTTCTGGTCTTCATCGCCTACATTCTCTTGGCTGACCGCAAGATCTGGGCTGCCGTTCAGCTGCGCCGTGGCCCGAACGTCGTTGGTCCCTGGGGTCTGTTCCAGTCCTTCGCCGACCTTCTGAAGTTCGTCTTCAAGGAGCCGATCATTCCAGCCGGCGCCAACAAGGGCGTCTTCCTGCTGGCACCGCTCGTCTCGGTGACGCTGGCGCTCGCCACCTGGGCGGTCGTGCCGGTCAACGAAAACTGGGTGATCGCCAACATCAATGTCGGCATCCTCTACGTCTTTGCGATCTCCTCGCTCGAAGTCTACGGCATCATCATGGGTGGCTGGGCGTCGAACTCGAAGTATCCGTTCCTCGGCGCGCTGCGCTCGGCGGCACAGATGGTGTCCTACGAAGTCTCGATGGGCCTCATCATCGTCACCGTTCTGCTGACGGTCGGTTCGCTGAACCTCTCGGATATCGTTTTCGCGCAGAAGGATGGCATCGGCACCATGCTCGGCCTGCCGAACACCTTCCTCGACTGGAACTGGCTCGTCCTGTTCCCGGCCATGGTGATCTTCTTCATCTCGGCGCTCGCGGAAACCAACCGTCCGCCCTTCGATCTTCCGGAAGCGGAATCGGAACTTGTCGCGGGCTTCATGGTCGAATATGGCTCCACCCCGTACATGATGTTCATGCTGGGTGAATATGCGGCCATCGTCCTGATGTGCGCGCTCACCACCATCCTCTTCCTGGGTGGCTGGCTTCCGCCGGTGGATGTGTGGTTCCTGAACTGGGTCCCGGGCATCATCTGGTTCATCCTGAAGGCCGGGTTCGTCTTCTTCATGTTCGCCATGGTGAAGGCCTTCGTTCCGCGCTACCGCTACGACCAGCTGATGCGTCTCGGCTGGAAGGTCTTCCTTCCGCTGTCGCTCGTCCTGGTCATCGTGACTGCATTCGTTGTCAAGCTGACGGCTGGCGCCTAA
- the nuoL gene encoding NADH-quinone oxidoreductase subunit L yields MIYKAIVFLPLIGFLVAGLFGRSIGAKASEYVTSGLMIIAAILSWIVFFDVALGHSESHEVIKVTVLRWIQSGGLDFEWAFRIDTLTAVMFVVVNSVSTLVHLYSIGYMHHDPHRPRFFAYLSLFTFAMLMLVTSDNLAQMFFGWEGVGLASYLLIGFWFKKPSASAAAMKAFIVNRVGDFGFVLGISGIFVLFGSINFETIFATAQTYLPAEGSADAGQAVINLFGMQLDKGHAITGVCLLLFMGAMGKSAQFLLHTWLPDAMEGPTPVSALIHAATMVTAGVFLVARMSPLFELSPDALTVVTIIGAITAFFAATVGLVQNDIKRVIAYSTCSQLGYMFVALGVGAYGAAVFHLFTHAFFKALLFLGAGSVIHAVDGEQDMRHMGGLRKHIPYTFWAMTIGTLALTGVGIPGTMFGFAGFFSKDVIIESSFASHSAVSGFAFTLLVVAALFTSFYSWRLAFLTFFGKPRASSDVMHHVHESPMIMLLPLAFLTVGAIFAGVVFEGHFFGHEYNEFWKGALFTGPHNEILEEFHHVPLWVKWSPFVAMLTGFVTAWYMYIKSPQTPKRLAENHRILYQFLLNKWYFDELYDVLFVRSAKALGRFLWKKGDVAVIDAYGPNGIAARVADITRGVVRLQSGYLYHYAFAMLIGIAALVTWMMLGSSL; encoded by the coding sequence ATGATCTATAAGGCTATCGTCTTTCTTCCCCTGATCGGCTTCCTGGTCGCCGGCCTGTTCGGCCGTTCGATCGGCGCCAAGGCATCCGAATACGTCACCAGCGGCCTGATGATCATTGCCGCCATCCTGTCGTGGATCGTCTTCTTCGACGTGGCGCTCGGCCACAGCGAAAGCCACGAGGTGATCAAGGTCACCGTGCTGCGCTGGATCCAGTCCGGCGGCCTCGATTTCGAATGGGCCTTCCGCATCGACACGCTGACGGCGGTGATGTTCGTGGTCGTCAACTCGGTCTCGACGCTCGTTCACCTCTATTCGATCGGCTACATGCACCACGATCCGCATCGGCCGCGCTTCTTCGCCTACCTGTCGCTGTTCACCTTCGCCATGCTGATGCTGGTGACCTCCGACAACCTGGCGCAGATGTTCTTCGGCTGGGAAGGCGTGGGCCTTGCCTCGTACCTGCTGATCGGTTTCTGGTTCAAGAAGCCGTCCGCGTCGGCAGCCGCGATGAAGGCCTTCATCGTCAACCGCGTCGGCGATTTCGGTTTCGTGCTTGGCATCTCCGGCATCTTCGTGCTGTTCGGCTCGATCAACTTCGAGACGATCTTTGCCACCGCCCAGACCTATCTGCCGGCGGAAGGCTCGGCCGATGCCGGCCAGGCGGTCATCAACCTCTTCGGCATGCAGCTCGACAAGGGTCATGCGATCACCGGCGTCTGCCTGCTGCTCTTCATGGGCGCCATGGGCAAGTCCGCACAGTTCCTGCTGCACACCTGGCTGCCGGACGCGATGGAAGGCCCGACCCCGGTCTCGGCCCTCATTCACGCCGCAACCATGGTCACCGCCGGCGTCTTCCTCGTCGCCCGCATGTCGCCGCTGTTTGAACTGTCGCCGGATGCGCTGACCGTCGTCACCATCATCGGTGCGATCACCGCCTTCTTCGCGGCGACCGTCGGCCTCGTGCAGAACGACATCAAGCGCGTCATCGCCTATTCGACCTGTTCGCAGCTCGGCTACATGTTCGTGGCGCTTGGCGTCGGTGCCTATGGCGCGGCCGTCTTCCACCTTTTCACGCACGCCTTCTTCAAGGCTCTCCTGTTCCTGGGCGCCGGCTCGGTCATCCACGCCGTCGATGGCGAGCAGGACATGCGCCACATGGGTGGTCTGAGAAAGCACATCCCCTATACCTTCTGGGCGATGACGATCGGCACGCTGGCGCTGACCGGCGTCGGCATCCCGGGCACGATGTTCGGTTTCGCCGGCTTCTTCTCCAAGGACGTGATCATCGAATCCTCCTTCGCCTCCCACTCGGCGGTCTCGGGTTTCGCCTTCACGCTTCTGGTCGTCGCAGCACTCTTCACGAGCTTCTATTCGTGGCGTCTCGCCTTCCTCACCTTCTTCGGCAAGCCGCGTGCCTCGTCGGATGTCATGCACCACGTGCATGAGAGCCCGATGATCATGCTCCTGCCGCTCGCCTTCCTCACCGTCGGCGCGATCTTCGCCGGTGTCGTCTTCGAAGGTCACTTCTTCGGCCACGAATACAACGAGTTCTGGAAGGGCGCGCTGTTCACCGGACCGCACAACGAGATCCTCGAAGAGTTCCACCACGTTCCGCTGTGGGTGAAGTGGAGCCCGTTCGTGGCGATGCTCACCGGTTTCGTGACAGCCTGGTACATGTATATCAAGTCGCCGCAGACACCGAAGCGTCTCGCCGAGAACCACCGGATCCTCTACCAGTTCCTGCTCAACAAGTGGTACTTCGACGAACTGTACGATGTCCTGTTCGTCCGGTCCGCCAAGGCGCTGGGCCGCTTCCTCTGGAAAAAGGGTGACGTCGCCGTCATCGATGCCTACGGCCCGAACGGCATTGCCGCCCGCGTCGCAGACATCACCCGCGGTGTCGTGCGCCTGCAGTCCGGCTACCTCTATCACTACGCGTTTGCGATGCTGATCGGCATCGCAGCCCTCGTCACCTGGATGATGCTCGGGAGTTCCCTCTGA